A DNA window from Ranitomeya imitator isolate aRanImi1 chromosome 2, aRanImi1.pri, whole genome shotgun sequence contains the following coding sequences:
- the LOC138666395 gene encoding uncharacterized protein C05D11.13-like: MAERKRLLETAEEETARDSGGRDGRGRDCKRRQRKRLQETAEEETAKDGGGRDGGGRDCKRRRRKRLLETAEEETTRDGGGRDCKKRRRKRLGRDCKRRRRKRLQETAEEETAKDGGGRDCKRRRRKRLQETVEEETARDGGRRDYNRRRRKRLQETAEEETARDGGGRDC; this comes from the exons atggcggagaggaagagactgctagagacggcggaggaagagactgctagagacaGCGGAGGAAGAGACggcagaggaagagactgcaagagacggcagaggaagagactgcaagagacggcagAGGAAGAGACTGCTAAAGACGGTGGAggaagagacggcggaggaagagactgcaagagacggcggaggaagagactgctagagacggcggaaGAAGAGACtacaagagacggcggaggaagagactgcaagaaacggcggaggaagagact aggaagagactgcaagagacggcggaggaagagactgcaagagacggcagAGGAAGAGACTGCTAAAGACggtggaggaagagactgcaagagacggcggaggaagagactgcaagagacggtggaggaagagactgctagagacggcggaaGAAGAGACTACaacagacggcggaggaagagactgcaagaaacggcggaggaagagactgctagagacggcggaggaagagactgctag